The sequence CtccttctctctgtgaaatgctggttgttttctGCTGTTTCCACAGACCTCTATTCCCCTCTAAGACCCTTcttctgaaactgctttcccattcctCACAgttttcctagttagctctgtgtgtatgctgctgtgtgtgattttctgtgtgtttgccttttactgctctgttaataaagaaaccttttcctgtagaacatctgcctgtttatttgagcattctctaaggaaacaatcctggtgtacataggtggagattcctagttacctccTCTTgttgcatctccttgaatgctagttccctcaactcacaaggagaccctcctATTTGGGTAGCAAGAGGATTTGATAGGGTGGTTTCAGCTCCATCCTAGAACCACCATCCTGGACAACAGAAGAGTTCTGGATAAAGCTTTGTGGGGAACATAGGTGTAGCTCTAGGCCTAATTAGATATAGACCCAATGCATATTTTGAGGCCTCCTACATTCGAGGCTCTGATTTTTCATCAGCTTAGAAGAAAATTGCCACTGTGTTCCAAACAACATAAGGTTTTATAGGAGAGCAGCAGGAAAACCTTTATAATACGTTGTTCTCCCATATAATGGTTTTGCTGCATAGCTTATTTAGAATGACTGCTCTGTCCATTGTTAATTCTTTAGAATGAATTCAGCCATTTGTAGAATAATATTAAACACATACACTGGAGTTTTTAAATCCCATTGAATTTAATGACACTTTCAAGTAAGCATATTTAGATTAGATTTGGAGAGTTAGTCTTCTGTGCATTCCTACCCTTTTGAATTGGGTAATGCCTTTTAAGGGAGGAACTTGGAAAAACAGTAGTTtataaggttaccaacctcctgatggggcctggagagctaaaattacagctgatctcccaaCTACAGAGTtcggtcccctggagaaaatagcagctttagaaggtggactccatggcattatatcctgcggaggtccctcccttccccagactccTGTCATTCCTAGACTGCACTCCCAAATCTCCCAATCCTTTTAGTTTATAATCTGCATAATTCTGCAGTCAAACCTAGGAGTaatatttatttaagaacaaatgTTGAGTGGAAATGCTCAGTGGAAAAGACAGCTCATAATGTTGTTTAATTCTCAAACCTCTTTTGTTGATTTGTAGGTGAAAGCTGTTGTGTTGGATCCAAGGAATGAATTTAATGTTGACAGGACTCTTACAAAGGCTGATGTACAAAAACTTATTAAGGTAATTCTGTCTTTTGGAATCTGTTCAAAAGGATTATTTTTGACAACTTTTATTCCTGTATCTATGACTGTATTAAGATTGTTACAAAATAAAGTTTCTCATGAGCAGCTGGTTTGATGTTAACTGATTGATGAAGCTGTTTAAACAAATACAACAAATGCTATTCTGAAGAATGCAAATTATCTACAGTTTTGTTAACAAATGCCATCTGTATTATTTAATCATGGGGGTGGGAGAATCTTAACTATACTTCCAGTCTCCAGAGGTACATCTCTCATGTCATGAAATATATCCATCTTTCAAGAAGAGATAGCTTTGACTAGCCCAAATGAAAACCCACATTTCTgatctgcatttatttatttgttaattaATGTCTCATAGAAATGCTATTTCTGAGTTCCCGTTCCGCTCAGTGGGGCTTGTATGAAGACATTCCCAGTGCATTTtgccagaggcagcagcagtTCTCCGCACAGTTAGTTCAAATCTCCATTAAGTCAGTGGGACTGAAGCAGCCATGCTGTGCGCAGAATTATAGCCTAAATTATTGTTTGTTTATAGCtttcatcaaataaataaaatactcattTCCACATCTGAATACAAAATCATTTGAAACAGATGATCTCAAATCCATTTAAAAACGCATAGCGACTGACAATAATTtaacataaaagaaaaaattaaaacttttaaTCTCCATTGTCTGACTATATGTTGGTATAAACTGGGATCACCCTAATTTGTTGTCCAAACACAGCAATCCttaagacactttcctgggagtaaaccccactgaatagaatgggtcttacttctgagtagacctgggtGATTGCAACCAGAATGTACTATCATGCTATCTGTAGTATGTCATGGTTTAACAGGTTTTTCTTCTTGCCTGCTTGTTTATCTGTATTGTTTGCATTTATTCCTAGTCCTACCACATTGTTTATTGCATATTATATACTGTCTGAAtgaatacatatacatatatatacatatatatacacatatatacatatatatattgaaatctgccttcagtcgcaaataaaataaataaatggtgaacacaaaattaatataaaaTTGAATCAAAgtccaatgaatgaatgaagaacATTCAGTGCCTTCAGACATAATATTTATAGTTTAAAAAATCATCTCATATAGATTGCCTTCCAGAGACAATAGCCCATATCATTGGTTCTTAAaatctgtgtatgtttgtgtgagaGGGGGAGTATCCTGTGGCAATGGTGAGGGACACCTGAAGAGAGGGCGTGATCTTCCAGGGAAGAACAGGATCCTGAATCAGTGAAGGCTATTCCCAGCAAAGGCCCTCCCCCAATTCTACACATTAGATTATGAGAATAAGAACGTAagtagagcctgttgtattagaccactggtccatcttgtccagcacCCTGTTACCCACAGCAGCCAAATAGTTGCCCTGGAGGATCAAACAAACAAgtcatagaggccaaggccctccTGTAATGCTTCTTCCTTGTGTGCGTGATTTTTAGGAGGGGATCAGTGATGTCCTGTTCTGTTACTTTCTTAATTCCAGTGGTGACTGACTAGTACTCCAACCCACAGGTCCTTGAATGTTGAAACTGGATGGTGCAACACAAGTGCATACTAGAGTCTCTGCATACTTACATGCAGAAAAGATACTGGCATTAGACTTGAGAGGAGGAGCACAAATGTACAGAAAGGGAGAGGAATTCAACATGTTTGAGAAATACTGGCATACACGAAAACCAAATTGCACCATGTTCATGCCACAAAAGGCGTCCTATATCCTATCCCTCAGTCCAGAATTCCTTATATGAGTAGACTTTCATTAAAAGCCACTTCTGCGTACACCTGCCTTTGAATACCTGGAGTGGCCTTCTCTGTTGAAGGGAATGGGCACCTCATTTTGATGAGAACCTTCCTGTCCACTTCAAAGTTTCTGGGTGCACATGGATTTATTGTCAAACAATCCAGTCTAATTAATATAACTTCAACCATCAGTCCACTGAATGATGTGATATACTACGCTGTTAATGACAAGTCATAATTATTTTCGATGCTTCAGGCTACATTATTGCAAGACAAATATTTTTTGAAAATGTTAATGCTCAGCTGCTTGATCAATGTACTAAAGTTATTTAAGTCAAAGATGCCTCATTTCAAAAATCTCTTTCAGTGATGGATTTTTGTATCCCTGGCTCATTCTATGTGGAAGTCTTCTCCTGAGCGTAGTGTTCCTGTGCACCCCAAAATAATGTTGTTTCTCTCATTTGCTAAGTGGCTTGAAAGAACTCACTTCAATACTTTCTCTTTTTAGCTGTGTATTGAGAGACTGCTTGACACAAGAAATCCTTCCCTGGACACTATTAAGATGCAAGTTTATTTTGATATGAACTATACAAACCGAGGTAATCAATGGTGTGGATCTACTGAATGAGATTATGTGCTTCTTGCATCCATTCTTGTTCATAGGTGTGTGTGCAGTACAAcatacatggaaaagaaaagcCAAATAATAGATTTAGGTAAACATGAAAGAGTACCTATTGCAACAACGTTATAAATTGAATGACCAGTTCCCCAAATAATCAGAATTTAGCTGTGTTAGTATTTCTCTGTAGTTTTGAAATTCTGGGtgtgtttaaaaataataatagaacATGGGAGTGTTTTAACATTTCAGATATACTTCATCTGAatctgcaagccactttggatctgTACTGGGTTCTTTGCTGTCTGCTGTTTTGCTCCTCTGGCTCTTTCCTGTAAAGTATCAGCCCTCCAGAATAGTCTGTTCTGGGCCCTGTGGCAGACTTCTCTATTATTTTCATTCAGTACAGCTTGTAAACCATTTTTCTTTCAAAAGCCTTTTTGTTGTTATTGGGAGTAATTTGTTTTGTTTACTGGTTAAATGTTGATCATATCTTTTTTCTGAGAGATAAAATGTTTTCTTGTGGTTTTGTAAACtggatcttaatttttttttatttcagtcaTTTGGTTTGGATTGTTGTTTTATAAGTGTTTAATCTCTTGTTATTATTTGCCTTAAGACCTTCAGGGATAAATGGGGTATGCACAGATGttataaaataaagaataaacatttttaattgGCTAAACCAAAAATCTGCTTCACGTTCTATAAATATCCATGACTTCCTTGTGCCCTAAATTAGAAGCAACTTGCAGCTGCAGATCTCAGTCCAAGAAGATCTCGTCCACTCCACTGAAATCTAGATCAatggtccccaacctttctgagcctgccAGTACCTTTGGAACTGTGACACAGGGTGACagacacaactacaaaatggttgccacaagaGCCTGaagcaaccacaaaatgtcagggaaagAGGTTATGCATACATTTCATAGTAATTCTTCAGCATTTTAGACAGCTCTGCTTAACGGGATCTCTTTTATTAATGTCTTCAGTTTTCTTGCATTcacacaatttttatttattatttcagatttctattccgccctccccacgagcgggctaaGGGCAGAtgataacatattaaaaatacaatttaaaaattcatatgcattaaaaacaacacatttaaaacagggtggtggacagccttcacagggagggttaagatttatacaccccttttcccaggctggcggaggcccagcctcagccatatgcctggcggaacaactctgtcttgcaggcccagcgaaaagatagtaggtcctgcagggccctgatttcagcagacagcgttccaccaggtgggagccaggaccaaaaaggccctggctctagtcgaggctaggcgggcctccttggggccagggaccaccaacagctgtttgtcccctgggtgtcctctggggaatatatggggagagctggtcccatagatacgctggtcccagtctgcacagggccttataggtcaataccagaccTTCAGttgcacagtgaagatccttgtgctgtagtggcagctgctgttgaagcattttttaaaaaatatatgaagtCAATCAGATATCCAATGGCAGAGCAGAAGCCCTGCTGGCCAACCCCCCCTCCTGGCCCTGCCCGCTTTCTAagaacacttggtgggtgccaggaaaagtGTCCATGAGTGTATGGCATCCATGGGCCCCactttggcaaccctagtctagaTGTTTCTGTGGCATTTATAGGTTGTACCAAAAATGTAATTAGGTCTTGTATGATCATCTATCTGTATTTTCTTTTAGTTGAATTAATTAATGAACAGCATCGTATTCTGGAATCCAGGCTTGCTCCTGTGAGCAGAGAAATTACAGATAATCGTGCACGAACACGAGAAGAACTGGAAAGTGTTTATCGAAAGGTTGTCAGCTATGTGCTGCTGCGCTCAGGCCTTGGTTCCCCAACAGACATCAAGGTTATTAGGGAAGCAACTGGTTAGTAAAAATTTCAAATATGCAATCATGAGTTCTGCTTACATTGGAGAATGGGTCTTTGGGAGGTACCAGCTAGCATACAGTGGCCTTCCCAGATACAAGATGGCTGCGTGGAAGGTTCTTAGGGTGCTCAGAAGCAGTCTACCAGGCAAGATTATGGTGAGGTACTGACCACCTTTCACCTCCTACAAGTGAAGCGAGTTGCTGATCAAGGCACTACAATATTTGGTAAACATACTGAGATTCTACACTTGCATTAATTCTCAGTGCAAAATGTTGTAGTATATTATTCTCTGAAAATAATTTGTAGCCTAACCTAGCCCCATGGCTGTGAAGAACTCTTAAGAATGTGTGGGCATTGACTACTgttctcttacagtgaaatcctaagaagagttactccagtctaagcccattgaagtcaatgagcttagactggagtaactctgcttagaatttcactgttagagtGTCATCCCAAGGGAAAGAAGATCCAGTGTCTTAACACAGTTCCTCATCTTCCTCCTGTCTCTGATATTTCCTTAGCCCTCAGCATACATATTTCTGGTATCTATCCTATTCTTTCCTTTCACTCCCAAATTTCTAACAATAATATCCAGATTCATTGCAAAGCTCAGTTCTTGCATGGAATTAGCAATGCAAAACTAACATATTTTCAAATGGGCTTCTTCTggcacacacatttttgaggcAAGGGGAATGCACTTCCAGGTTGTAATAATTGCCTCAGGAGTCACTGCTACTTTATTTGTTGTCAAATGTTAATTTATGAATGTCTTCAGTTATAATTAGATTCTTGTACTGCTAACATATGTTACTTTTATTATGTACTTTTCTGTGAAAACCCTCAGGGCTATTAAACTGAAGAACacttttctttgttttctaatttgttaaaatatttgcATTGTTGCACAGAAGCAAATTTAGAGGTAGTAAAGGAACCTTTGTGCACAATTAGGTCATTGGAATTTTGCCTTAATGTCCAGCAGTTGaagaaataaaatcattaaaaggtGTTTTATGGAATGCCAGAAATATTTCCCACTAAGAATAACCAACATAATATTAAAGCTTCTTCTTAAGATATCAGCCTGAGTGCTTAGTTATGCATGaatacagtgggttggatccaaagcttCTTGTGTGAATAGAGTGTTCAAGACATTTTTATTGCTTATCCTTTCCTCCAATAACTCTTGTGCTCTTGTTAACATTGCTCAGAGTTGGGGTAAGTCCCAGAACAATCTGCAGAAGTAAGGGGTAATTGGCTAAATTGCCTCCTGATATTTGTAGCAGTTTGGGGGTGGTGGGGTGGCGTGGTGGTGGTTTGCAGGGAACAGTTGAGGGAAGGGAAAACAGATAAAAATGTCTTCCATTAACTTGCTCCATTTTCAGCAGTTTGGATCCAGCTCATCCCTTGCAATACAGTGTTTAATACAGATAGGCATCCTACTATGTTAAGCACAGAAAAAGTGAACAAAATGGTGACCTATTCTAATTCTCAGTAAGTTTCCTGTTGTCAACTTTCAGGCAATTTTATTGATGTTTCTATGGTTACTTTTTTGGCATGACAGTCTGCACATTAAATATTTTCCAGCTGCCCTGCAGAGTGTGTTTCCTCAAACAGAGCTTGCTGCTTTCCTCTCTCTTAATAAGAAGGAAAAAGAGCGGCAGTTAAAAGAACTCACCATGATCGTGACAGGAATTCGGCTATTTAACAAGGACTGTGGGAAAGGAGGAGAAGGCATTGATGATTGTAGGTACCTAAACTGGAGGCCCATATTGTTGGTACTAAAATTAAGGATATGCCTACACCATATTTTTAAGTCACTTTTGTGTAAAAATGTTTGTTGCTAATTACAATTTTATAAAAAGTCTATCTAAATTACTTGGCACAGGCAgtacattttaattgttttttttttgaagcaatATGTTATTTTGTTTATAGTCAGTGGGATAATTGCATATATTGAATGACCCCCAAATATTACTAATATTAAAGTTTGCATTATTTAACTGAGTTATTAACCAGTCTGATTGGAGACAAATAATTGATTATCCAACTGTtacatttttctctctcccttccatCAAGGGGCTCAGCACAGCCCCtattgttctcctttcccattCTATCTTCATaagaaccctgtgagataggataAGCTGAGTTCCTGGTCTGATATGCTACCACACAAAACTGGCTGTAATCTGAGTGATGGACCTGAATCAGGATCcaaaaagaagtgtgtgtgtgcttctaaATCATTTTGCACCTGTACAGAGACTCTGctaatttttctttccaattgCAGCTTCATGTGATATTCCAGATGCTGCTTTGTAAAATCCTTTGATCTTCAGGGGTTACTTTTCAGGTCATAGAAGGGCTGCAGAGAAAGGGACACTCAAAAGACAGTGCCTATGTGGGTTTGCTTGTAGTCTTTGGATACCAGCCCTGGCTCAGAAATATGTGAGAAAACACCTGTGGCTGATTACTGAAAATGGAAGTTGACATACTGAAAAATAACTCCTGTACTTTCTCTTATGTTTCCAACAAAATTTATGTCCATAGTACCTGCTATTCTGAATGAAGCTATCCCTGCAGCCAGCCACCATATAGATATAGAGCTTCAAACTTCTCAAGACTTGGCATATCGATATACTGCCATGGTTGAAACCATGCACCAGAGCCTAAATGCTGAAATGGAATTAAAATTGACAATGCTAAAAGAAGTGCTGTACAATGTGAGACAACATGAAGCTTATATCTGTGTCATCCTGGTGAGATTCTAACATGCTTTGCATCTTCTTCAGAAATGCCTACATATGCATTCATGGTGCCTGTAGTTTTACCATGGAAAGTAATAGCTATGTTGTGCCCCAAGTggtggggagaaggaggaggtttGGCACCAGTAATCAACTTTTAATTGCAAAGCCGTATACAAACTTCCAAGCTGCACTGAatttttttcattcataatgGAAAGTAATCATTATTTTCTGTAGTATACAGGTAGTGTACTTATAGAGGTTTAGGTTTTCAAATGATAGCCTAGTCAGTGATAACTAGAGTCCATGTGAATAATTAAATATGTGTATTTCCCAAAAGATGGCCTACAGTACATAATATGGAAGCTTAGGAGGCTTTTTCTGTGATACATGAAAGCAATTAAAACAAGACATCAACAGGAGAGGAGTTGGATAAATGATTGGCTTATCTGTTTCTTTCATTAAAACAGCCACTCAGTGCCTGTCCTCCTACTTCAAGATCACTGAGTCAGTCCATCACAGAATCAGCCCAGTTTGACCTGTTTCTCAGGCCGTAGTTCTGAGTGTACTGACTTGGGAGTGAGTCCTTGCTTAATTCAGTACACTTTACTTCTGAGTCCTCAAGCTTAATAACTATTTGGTGGCATTTACAATGTgatcctaagcccattgatttgctAGATACTAGAATGGCATTGCCTTTCAGTGATAGTGTAGCAATGTAGTCTCAAGTGAGCTTTTGTATATTGTGATTTCATAAATCCAACTGActattgaattttctttttgttattaCAATCAGTCACTATTTTGTGTGTGCTGTCTTTTCAGTCTGATGTAATTAGTTGTGCACAAGAAGTTGAAATGATGCAGAAGCAGTTTGCAGCACAGATGGAACAGTTAAAAGATATTGTTCGGGCAAAAACAGCTGTGCCTACATCTCAAGTTTATGTAAGTTTCTAAATCATAAGGATGTTCTTTAATGAAaacaaaacttttatttattaaagGCCTAGTATGTATTCTGTTTGGGTGCATAGAGGGGgtgttcttttccaaatattgttTCCAAAATTACTTAGTATTATTTAACATTCAAGACCATTATATCACTATCTAGAAATTTCACTCACCATCTGTACAGTACACATGAAAGTAAACATTTTTGATGGTGCACTTTTGGAGACTTAATGGGAATGcaagttttaatatttttgtttgttttctagcCCATCTTTATTGCACTTTCTAACCTTTGGACCAGTTTTCAAGATGAGATTCTGGTTCTCAGTTTCCTGAATAACTTGACTGTCAATCTCCAGCAGTTCTTGGGTGCCCATACAGTGATCTTTCCTGAAGATGTGATGGAGTCTCTTCTTGAAGGGATAACTGTGAAGAGtgatgaagaaaggttaaaggagTCAGCTGGTACGTGAACATTATTATGAATATCTGATCTAGTAAAAACTGACTACACGCTATCAAGTCTGTGAAATATTTCTGgtatctttattttttaacacaTAAAACTTAAGCTCTGTGATTGCTACatggccggattgagggggggcggggggggggtagcctgccccagcactgccaaagagggggtgccgggcatgGCTGCCAGCCGCCAGGTGTGCgccagagctggtggtggcagcgcggacggctgagtgcagggttgggaggccctccaCCTGCCCCACCGATGGGGTAGCTGGCTTGACACGcgtgcaggacagggagtgggGTGGTTTGACAGCGAATGCCAGTTGATGAAAAGGCATGTACGCGACATTTACCAACGTTATAGGGAATTAAATCTAGAGGATCTCCCTTTGGAGTATTTTGAATCCAAAAAGGCTCTACACCAACTCTATAAGGACAAGCAGAAAAATGTCTTGCTCAAAAGCTGGGAACCCCTCCTTCAGGCCACAATTAGAAATGACTCAAGGAAATTCTGGTCCCTGATAGCCGACTCTATGGGAAGAAAGAGTTTAGCAAACAACTTAATTACGGCCGACTGCTGGCACAAATATTTTTCAGGATAATAGGTGCAGTCCTAAAGAGGAACTTGATCTCTATCTGGAGGATTGTCCTCTATGGGAGCCAGTGTCGACTGAGGAGACCGAATCTCTAATTGCAGCAGTCAAACTGGGTAAAGCCCCGGGGCCCGATCCTATCCCCCCTGAGGCTATTAAGGCTTTCCCTCAGTGGTGGGCCCCCTTCCTGGCTGCCTTGTTTTCAGCTATAGATAGGTCAGGAGTAATTCCTAAAGAATGGAAGAACGCTGGAAGGAATGTACCCCTCTCCACTCCAAACACAACAATAAAGTCCAGACTTTTTTTATCAGACCTGAACAATAAAGTCTGACAGGGGCACTCCACATGGAGACCCATATACATGTGGCATACAAATGCTTCTCTACCAGGTGTATCAGAACATCAACCTCTTAAGTGTCTGAACCAGGCCATTGTTAGTTTTCTGTTCAGTGAAATGTTGGCATTAAACATAATATAATTCTGATAATGGTTTAGTATGAAATACAGAAATTTCTTTCTCTTAAACAGCAAATGTGGCAGAATCTGCTGATTGCTGATAGAGCCTGATGAATGGGCAATTGGCTACAAGAAGTAATCTTCCCCAATCATCTTGAAATCCGTGACATGGCTAATAATTTTCTCCTGCCATTATTGTTTTGCTATTTGTTTGGGCTATATTCTTTTTTAGATCACAAAGTAAATGTTTCTGACTTCACGTTAGAAGAATGGCTCTTTCCAGAAACCACAATGAATTTTAACCAACTGATAGTTCAGTACCATGGGTTTTGTGCTTACAGTTTCGCTGTGAAAGAtggtctcctcctcccaggtACATCAATTTAAAAAATTGTGCTGGGGACTTTTGTTATTGCTTCCCATATCAGTATTTATATAACCGGTATTGGTGGGTGGAGCTTCTGTATCTCACCTTATGTGGTCTTAAGCTGTTACCAAGAGTATTCTGTCAAGTTTGATTTCTTGCCTTTTAAGTATTTTACGGTCTTATTACTACCAGTTATAACATTGCCAGGATAGTAATTTCCTTCCATTTGTTTCTGATTTTAGGACTTATTACTGAAATTTTTCCATTATACACCTCAGGAGAGctctcaccagttgccaggcacaTAGTGAATGTGTGTGTCAAAGTTAACACAATTCCCTATCCTGATTGCTTTTACATCGGCAGTGATGCAGAGAGCCCTTTAGGCCTATCCAAAGCCTTCTGGCATATATTCCTTCCCAAGCCACAATTCCTTGTGTTGTGCCAGTGAGGATGCAAGAAGCTCCATTATACACCTGcagttcccaccccccaccccgtctcGTGCCATGGCCATGTGGCAGAATTTTTAGTTGAATTAAATAGTACTTCAACAGCAGTGTTTAGAACTGTAGGTTCAATGCATCAATTAGCATTTGTGTATTCAAAAAAGAAAGTAGAATATAGAATTTTTATATTGTGGCTTCTTATTTACACTATGGAAGATTGGTGTTGATGCTGAAGTATCCCTGGCTTATAAAAAGCTTGGCAGTAGCAGCAGGGATGATAGTGTAAAGTTTACAGAATTTTCAAAATATTAGATTTTCAAGATAGTCTACTCAGGATCAAGAACATCATGAGGGAACTGCACATATATGCATGAATAGACACACAAGCATCGTTTTTGTGGGTTTTATTTTTTAGGAAATCCTTCTTTGGGAATTCTGAAGCATAAGGAGAAATACTACACCTTTTGTTCCAAGGAAGCTGCATATAGTTTTGCCAAAAATCCAGATAAATATATCAAGATGATTGGAGACAAAGCAAAAGAATGTCCAGAGCTTATTCAGCTACTTGAACTTCATCAGCAGTTTGCATCCTTGGCCCCCTATTCTCAGGTATTTGCCTCATTTATCCTTTGAAGTACTTCCATAAAAGTTTTGCCAAGCACCATAGTACCAACATGGGAAGTTGAGTAGCTCAAAGAAGGGGTACTCCCAAGTGCAGAGAATTAGTGCTAAACCTGGTTTCATACTTCCACTGCTGCTGATCTTATTAGTCCATTGTTGACTAGCAGCACTCCTTatgaaatagtagagtccagtagcacctttaagactaaccaactttattgtaacataagctttcgagagccacagctctcttcatcagatggtaTATGCGTTTCAGTCTCCCAAGCAGGAGCTGGTAATGTTCTGCCTCCTGGGTAGTTTGGCTAGGGCAGCATGGAGCACATTAGATTCAgtggcttatgatttttatatcataaacaGTTATTAAACAGCGGAGGCTAGATGGACTGCTCACAttatggtttgattcagtataccCAACATTCTTATACTGAGCCACATGGAACCACGCTAAATGAGTGTTGCTAATTCTTATCTTCTACTTTTACTCAGTAGTCCTTTGTGAGAACAAAGAAACCCTGTACTCAGAAAGTATgggttttttctttcaaaaaatcCAAGTTGAGTTATCCTGCCCATTCTTTCTCAATGAGTAAACAATTGTAACGTGCTGTTCAAAGGGTGTCCTTGAAAACTACAGAAGAAACAGtaattggtccaaaatgcaacAACTGATTACTGACCTGGCATCCTGATTTGTTCATATAGCACTTGTTTTGAAGTCTGTTTACATATTTGTTTCCATGTTCAATTTAAGCTGCCATTTTTACTCTTAAAGCCCATCAGGCCCTCAGATCTTTGTAACTGAAAGACTGATTCTTCCCATAAGGGAAGAATAGAGGGATGGGATTTACactcctctgcaagtccttgttcGTTCCCCTCTTGCAATACCTATTTTTGTTTCAGATCAAAAGCAAAGACAAGATTTTGAAACCCATCACAAAATGTGACAGTAGTACTCAG is a genomic window of Eublepharis macularius isolate TG4126 chromosome 1, MPM_Emac_v1.0, whole genome shotgun sequence containing:
- the CFAP206 gene encoding cilia- and flagella-associated protein 206, which gives rise to MTHAQAENVIKNIIREIGQECAMKGQTVSETLVAFMVKAVVLDPRNEFNVDRTLTKADVQKLIKLCIERLLDTRNPSLDTIKMQVYFDMNYTNRVELINEQHRILESRLAPVSREITDNRARTREELESVYRKVVSYVLLRSGLGSPTDIKVIREATAALQSVFPQTELAAFLSLNKKEKERQLKELTMIVTGIRLFNKDCGKGGEGIDDLPAILNEAIPAASHHIDIELQTSQDLAYRYTAMVETMHQSLNAEMELKLTMLKEVLYNVRQHEAYICVILSDVISCAQEVEMMQKQFAAQMEQLKDIVRAKTAVPTSQVYPIFIALSNLWTSFQDEILVLSFLNNLTVNLQQFLGAHTVIFPEDVMESLLEGITVKSDEERLKESADHKVNVSDFTLEEWLFPETTMNFNQLIVQYHGFCAYSFAVKDGLLLPGNPSLGILKHKEKYYTFCSKEAAYSFAKNPDKYIKMIGDKAKECPELIQLLELHQQFASLAPYSQIKSKDKILKPITKCDSSTQTDTHILPPTIVKDYEWNEWELRRKAIKLANLRQKLTHSMQTNLSHMRRDNSAQVYLMKDSSTQTKFENSSNVPKPQIFLAGLRGGTPPTTHMTKVNLTRAVDET